ttattattattattattattattattattattattattattattattattattatatattttttttattattattattattattatctaacTGGAAATAGAAACAATCAAAGTACTTTGAAACGTTTCAAACGTGTCTTTGCTTTGAAACATCGACGAACCTCATCTATTTGCACTTTTACCCCAAACTGAATTTTAAACCGCTCTTTTTTATGGTTATCTGTCTACTTTTCACATATTATAATTTACAATGTGTCCATATTGTTGTAAGTTTTGTAAATCAACTTTTGGTCGAAGACACTGTGCTTCAGTGACTGCcgtttatatttttgtgtgtaaatatatataaatatataaataatgaatCGGTACACGGccttgtttgaatttgtttttccaccGAAAGCCAGGTTCTCTTGGCTGTTCGCATGCCTCAGCGGAGTAGGGAGGACTTGGAAAAAACAGGAGACATATATTTAGCATTAATGTTGTGTTAAAGCTGTACATGTGCATGGATCCTAACCACGATCAGCTGTTAAAATGAGCTCAAACGGCTCTTTCCTCGGCTGGTGGAACCACTTGCTTTAGGAACCAGTCTTCACAGCATGTAGCCTAGTTGTGAATGAGTGGCTGCTTGTCTTCCTCTGCGAGTCCTGCGTGGTGGCCTGAAGCCCGCTGTGCTTTAAGTCAACAAGAACAAACGCAGGGACGGGAAGTGACAGTCAGCAGCTCTCAAACTCTGCTCCACAGTTCAGGTGAAGAAGATGAGGTTTTTCTGAAATTCTCACAAACCATAAGTCTGCGTTTATTTTCACACTGCACGTCAAGTCCTTTCATTAGGATTTTCTATTTTGGATATTATTAGTTGAGACAGAAATTACCTAAAgaagttgttttgtgttttcttttcttttacggAGGCATCTACACCAAGCACGAAGAAACCAGAAATGTCACCCGAAGACAATCAAGAGACGCCTCGTGTGCTGCACATCGGCCATGCAGGCAATGATGCCGCAGTGTAGTGGACGGCTCTCGGCTTGGGTGTTTTCAAAAAAATCTGTCATGACAAACGTGTACAGTCTTTGTgctaataacaaaataaaatgtgtcatttttcaaaataaaatgttgaattattaGTACGTCTACTGCACCTCTGCTCATTTCTTCAAACTGTTTTCGTGCTATTTACTTTTGCTGTCGTCATAGATCAACTGCTTTCGGCTTGTCGCTTCAGGAGTCTCCACATGGGCATAATGTTTTTACGCCGAATGCAGGTTCTGCATCCAAACTCAATGCTCTACCGCTGAGCCACCACTTTGAGTCCCTGTCGTTAGTTGTtggaaaatttattttaatgtttccattttGGCCCCAAGATATTTTTAGCAAAATCATGAGAATTTcctacaacaaaaaaataattcgCTTTAAATGTTTATTCGGTACTTTGGGGGTCTATGTGCCGACATAAATATGGTAAATAGTTATGCAGTTATATAGCGCTTCCGTCCTATAGTTACCTAAAGcggcttctcattcacacacacgcacacacacaccgatgggaaagctgctatgcaactaagttggggtctcgctcaaggacacttcaaaatCCGCCCGGAGTAGAATTTTTCTTAATCAACTGTGTTTGGTACATTTTATGGCCATTGGAAATttgagcttttttaaaacacatcaccAGTAGTAAAAATTCAGTTTTGCAGAAATTagtacatatttattttgctaCTCAACTTTTTGGGCAATTTGTACAGAAAGAACCCAAAATGAAACTTATTCTGAAAACAGATTAACATCTTTTTCAGCACGTTATTATACACCTTCTACAACATATAGCTCTTTATCACAGaagatgtaaaaaacaaacaaacaaatgtttagtgTTATTTCGTTAATTCACTAACACAGTAATTTATCACTATAGTCTAATTCTTATTCAAATCATCTTTAATGATTTAGGATTTAACATCTGTCCATCACATATACTACCCTCAACCCTACTTCCCAGCTGCTGTAACAATATTTCTAGAACACTGTGGAAGCAGATTAACTGTACAGACTGAACATTGTAGTAAACCATTTCTTGCTGAAATAACAATCCAGTGTAGACAATTAGTAATGTATTTCTGAAACATGCGTGAAGTagttgcacacacaaatacacacttaaTAATCGaactaaatgaattaaattgttttattacaagCTACATCTCTTATTAGACATTTGCACAATAACATGTAATCCTCAATTTGCACTGAATTTGCCAGGTTCTCCTATCATTTGAAAAGCAATTTATATTGTCTTCAAAATGTGAATCTGATTAACAGGCTGCAGAGAATAGGCCATGCAGAAGGTGATCAATTAAAAGATTAAGCGTTTTGCAACACATGTACGCATCTGCATTTGGGCCTAATAGCAGGGCCATCAGCTCATTTTCAGGAAGCCTGTTGCTGACTGAAAGCGTGCTTCTCACATCAAAGCCTCCACATCTGCCTTAGCTTCCCAATGGGCAGAAAGGGATGCTAATTTGGACCCCTTCATGTATAGTGCTGAAAGACTCCTTCAATTAACTGGATTTCAATGGCAAAAAATGAGTAGGtgggactaaaaaaaaaaaaaaaagatgcaaagagACAGTCTGGATAGGCAACATTtctcattaaattaaaaaaggctTTGTCATTCGTTTGCAACCACGCATCTGAGGACTTAACACTAAAAACACAGAGCTTCAAAGAGTCCATGATGGGTTAAATAGAGACTATAATCTAATTACAATATTGCACAGAGGTAAATAGTGCTTTGATAATGATCTGAGGGTTCAATTAGTAAAATGAGCGGCTTGAGAGTGTTTTGTGTTGGGGTGGAGTTACTACATAGAATATGGCTACGAAACGCAGCACTAGTACCAGATCTTTATTTTagcaacaagaagaaaaatgtacacaaaaatgtgaagatTTGAATGAATTTCACTTAATCTGTAGTACCAGGTGAGACAAACTAATAATATATCAATGGGAATAACTTTTCTCCTGTAGTAAAATACCGGCTTTAGCCAGTGGTCTGGGATAGTGGCAAGtggataaaatgaaaataagagaGTCTTAGTGATTTTGGTGATTCTGGGTTTTGCTCAGTATCAATGTTAACATTCAATAACAATTCAATTTTATTGAGCCAGTGGGTGTTCAGTGATGTTTCAGTTTGAGACACGGCTAAGAGGTGTCTATTGGAAAGATATACTTACCTGTGCGTGTAGTTATCAGCTCCGTTcatatatacaataatgctGTACTCAATATATGTAGttactgtggcacaggaaggtagagcggttgtccaccaatctcacagttgttggttcaatccccggctcctccagtcacatgttgaagtgtccttgagcaagacactgaaccccaacttagttgctcctggtgagtgttggccagctgcatagcagctcccccatcagtgtgtgagtgtgaatgggtgtataagaagcagtgtaaagcgctttgagtgctaataggtagaaaagctctatataagtgcagaacatttaccatttagttaCTAAAAGGAGTTTAATGCTAAAAAAGACTGcatacaaaaataacaaagcCTCTAATCCTTACTGTTCTTGTTACTAATCTTGCCTGTATACCTGTCGGGATCCAAAATTTGATCTACACTCAAAACATTTTGGATTACAATTCACCCAGTGTTGGGATAATATAATACTTTGGTTAAATTTACAGTGCCAGTGAGTTGCTGTGGCTCAGTGATTGTGTATTATATATGTCCCCCCACTGGGTCAAAGAGTAGAAAAAACTTTTCTTGGGTAACTTTCTACCCATGGTACTGGGGAAATTTAACCCCTTTTGGAGTGAAACAGGCACAAGAGGACTGATGACAGCAGCTATCCCACAGTGCGAAGATTCATTTCTGCCATTTGAGAAATGCATGCTATTTTGTGAGAGGATCATCTTCTTGCACTCAAGTCTTACAGGGAGCAAgtagacaaacagaaacagaaacactttctCATATGCCTGTTTTCCTATAGGTGCCACATAGGTAAGGGCTTGTCAAATCACAGAATACAGTAAGTACCCTGAAAGATATTTTCACCAATGTGCAACCTTTAGGTGCATAATTAGTCATCAGGATGATgagaaaatataattaaacatgATTGCCCAAGGAGCAAAAGCACAATTCCACCCAACCATGCATTACAGTGCTACAACTATCAGCATTACTTTAAACTTCAAACAATAATCAACACAGTAGTAGTAACAGAATACTAACACAAGACAGTGGCAGAAGATTCTATAATTTCattattactgtaaatgtgtgaaaatgtaagCAGTAAAGATTTGATGACATGGCACTAGGCCTAGCAAAAATGTCTGACATGTCGGTCAAAGCAGGGGTTCTGTGGACTGTTTATGTGAACTGCATCTTGCCTCAGACAGCATGTACTTTTCTAAAGTTTGCCAAAGCctgcttttcttcttcatgCCGTTTTCTAAGTAGTTCCAGTGTGGGAAGCTGGGATATGTCCAAGTCCTCCAAGTAAGGCACAAGCTCAGCAAAGCCTTCAGACtgatgtttctgtctctgttttggTTGAGACTGTAAAGGGGGTTTGGCTATGGTCTTGGCATATTCCAAAGCCTTagatagagaaaaagagagaggaaaaacacgtgtttatttacagtatttactacTTATTGTACACAAGCTACAGTCAAAAACTGCTggtcacacacacgcacagacgcacacacacaccacacacacgcacatacacacacacaccttcatccTGGGAACTTTCTTGTCATTGCTTTCTGGGTCCTTGGCCAACAGAAAGGGAATCCTACTTATCTTTTTGTTCTGCTCATAGATCACGTTTGAATACAGCTTCTGTCGTTTCATTTTCTCAGCATGATGATGGTGAAGGAGTGAGAGCAGgggtgaaagagaagagagggagagagacagagagagagaaacagaagcagATTATACTAGGGGGTTTAATTAACTGAGCCATTTCTCCCTTAAGGCCCTTCTCTTTGTGAATCCCCTTGGCAGAGCCTCTCCACACCAcccaacaaaaccaaacactgcGTTCCATTCAGTGGGCCCATCAACATTTACACATATCATTCACTAACAGGCTTGGCGCCGGAGGTAAACAGGGATCAGCCTTGTATAAATTGGCCAAATGCTCAATCCCAAAAATATACCAAAGCACAAAGATCACTTAAACTTCTTAGGGATTaacttatttgttttgtataggTAACTGTATTTGTGAAACAGCATGGAAGCCAATAAATAATGAACTTGGACAATTGCAAGAGGTTCAGGGTGTATGGAATGGCACTTGGAAACATCAGGATTTACATACAGAAGACAGGCTAAAAGACTAGCGAAGTTAATCATTTTGGTCCAAATGAATTCTTATGACCTTTTTTCTGTATGAGTCGCTACTTTTAGCTGTTTTTACCTAGcagcatattattattatacagcaTATATTATAACATCCTGTAACAGCCTCTTTTTTGACTAAAAGGAATAATGACTGGACAAGGCCAGGGAGGGCCTGTATGTAACTAAATCTGTATGTAACCTATATATTGTATGATACGTACACCTTTTCCCATGTGACAGGCATGAGCAGAGTTTGGAGAGCTTGCTGTATAATGAGTTGCCGAGGGCAGAaactcctctctctgtccacatACAGAATTAGCTATGTGTGAATTAGGGCCCTGGTCAGATTCCATACATTTGATAAACTGCTCTTTTTGTCTGTCTATGAGGAAATTGGTACATATGAAAGTTCTTAGAAGCCCAGTGTGAGGTAAATACTTCTCTACaactttttcatattaaaaaaatcaaaaacacgTAATATGTTGCCACCCTCTAAAGACTAAGGCctgcaaaattaaaatgaagagctaagaagaaaacaacacaacataaacaaagtgGCTTAACACAAACAAGTGTGGTAGGTCAAAAGGTCACTGACATTTCCTGGTGCTATGATACTGACTGACATTACAGGTCAGTACTTACTGTTTTTGCAATGGTTGTGTAGTCAGGCCCCAGGCCTTGAGGATTTGTAACTGTGTTCAGCTGCTTGTAGTCTTTCAGACTGTATTcctgagggagagagacagttTGAACTTTGAAAGCTGACAATAGCCAAACCCTATTTGTGCTATCAAACACCAAGTGACACTTTTGATTACTTAATTTCAGGCAGACCTTTGTCGAACTGAAATCAATTTGTTTTGATGGCGGGCAAAATGGCACCATGGCACAAACAATACACTTCCAACTGCAATTTTGATCCAATTTGATGTTGCAATTCTGATCAAATACAATGAAGCAATTTTGATGTCCCTCACTGGGTTCAAATGGTGCATTTGAAATGGTgaattgaagaaaataaatcactaataatacagaaaataatagaCAAATGCCTGGCAGACAGTGTGTTGAGAGAGTTCACCAAACATCTTTACAACACTGCTACCTTGTTGTTTGGCTATCTCAATGGCTGGCAGAAATTTGCAAAAACACTGAGAACTCAAATACTTATGGACTCCACTACACTGAGTGCACAGCTATTAGGGCCTGATATACTGCACATGATGATATATTGCTGTATCCCTATGAAAAAAGAGTAGACAGTCTGGTATGTAACTGTATATGGAGAAATATTTGACTAAAACAAAAGTGATTTTATGTACATCTACACTATGTCGGGGGCTAGCaaaataaattcagattttataGCATGATCAGCCACATACACAGTaagaatgattttatttttttcaccatgCCAGTAACACTGGTCAACCACTCTAGTGCAAAATGAAATACTTTAACAACCAGTTGGTTGAACTGCCATTAACTCTGAgatctcttttctctctttctatcgTACACCACCACCatgtccatttttttcttcactgaatATCTCAGAATCTACTTGGCAGGTTGGCCCAGTTTGTGCAGACATTTATGGTTTCTAAACCATAGATTATAACGACGGGTGATGCactaacattttgtttaatgcCACTATAAATACCACCATTACACTAATATCATAATATAACATgtcatttaaagctacaatgaaAACTAATGGCATTTCCACCAACCGTAGATttacttaatatttaaatgtaatcataaCTGTTATGCAGCTTTACTTATATGGCACAGAGGCAAATCACAGTGCTTTATTACATAGGGGAAAATTGCAtcacaacaaatttaaaaagagtaAGCAATGCAAACTAATATAAAAGCTATTACGTAACATAAACAATACGTTTATGTTCACtgtcaacaacaacattaacatcACTAGGTTGTATTTATATTGTTGGTGACAGGTGAATAGTGTTTGCTTATTAGGGTCTGATACGTTACTGAAATGTCTTCCTCAGGTACAATAACAAATACTGAGAGTACTATTAAACTAGCTCCTTTGCAGGTGCTGATGACAATGAGTTGTGTGTACATGGGTGTATAAACTCCACAGGTTGTTCCAGCCAAGAGGGAGCTAATCATTTCAGATTGTACTGGCTCCTGTTTGGAGGGAGTATTTCAGCCTGCTTTCGCAATGGGCCATGGACACAAAGGGCAGCTTTCTTTCGAAGTCCTTACCCCTTTCCCCCCTGCCCCAAAGTCACACTCATCTGCTTTCATGTGCAGGGACTGAAGCCAGACTGCTTTAAGAACTAAGACTGTAATCTTGTCAGACATGACAGCTAACATGGTGGGAGAGATGGAAGGTCAAGGAGTGGAGGGTGATGGGCACCACAGGAGGATTATGTGAGTACAACCATAAACAGTTAATCAGATTCTAGCATTTCTTGATTCCAACTTTCTCAATGGTTATTGGTtgggttaaataaaaaataaaaaaagaagcacagaacatttttgtatttgatttgaatgacatttatgtaaaataggATACGTTTTGTCTGCCTGTTTTTGGATACAAAAAGTCTATGTTTAAAATACcaatattttaaagtttggTTAGAGGGCTGTTGTAAGTTTAATTAGTGAgacttgagttttttttttagataaaccTAATGTTTAACCTGCCTTGTCAAACAAGTATTTGCTAAACCCATGGCATAAAATCCAATGGCAATACATTATGAAACTAACTTGGAGATGACAAGATTGCTTAATTACTTTCTACTCAAGATTTCCCTGCACAGCTCAGTCGCACAAATCAAAGAAGACTCGAAATACAACAgccaaattattaaatgtaaatggccATCTTTAGTGGCCCTGTGCCTTACAGACACTGCCCCCTCTAATCACCTTATCCTGTAACAGGTCTTCATATGGCCTTTCAGAGCCTGCAGCTTTGTGGTTTATGCAGTCATTATCTTATAGCAATTATGTATATCTTAGTGGAGCTAAATAATTAACCCGATGTTTTGTGCACTCCTGTTGGATTAAGCAGCCCCTGCATGGAGACAGCTGAGGGGATTAATTAGgactttaaagtattttaaagggGCAAGTATTTGTGTAACCTCTTATGCATGTGGGGTTTAAAGGGGAATGCTACTCAATTTAACAATTCAGAAGCCACTTTAGTTGTGTAGAAGTGcataacaacaacacaaagtgtATTCAGTGAAATGTGTGATCATTAAGGCAAGTTTCAAACATGCCTTAATCCATAACTTTCCAAATTGTTGAATGCCCAGCTGCAAAACCAGGTTTATCAAAGTCACTGAATGTTTATGAAGCATCCAGCCTGCAGTTAAGGTATCTGTCAGTGTTCAGGACTAGAAACACTCAGATGTGctgaaaaatgtaatcatttgttttaaaccaGGAAACAAGGAGGAGCTGGGAAATACGTAGAGAGAGGTGTGGTACCAGTACCTAAGACATTTCGCCGAAAGATTTCGGGGACTACAAACCGGTCGCGCTGACCTCACATGTGATGAAGATGCTGGAGAGGCTGATACTTAACCATCTCTGCACTCTGGTGAGCACATCAATAGATCAACTTCTCTTTGCCTACCAGCCAGGCATCGGAGTTGAAGATTCTGTCATCTTTCTTCTGAACAAGGCTCTCTATCACCTGGAGAAGACTGGGAGCTCAGAGAGAGTCATGTTTTTTGACTTCGCTAGTGCTTTAAATCAAGCCTGAGCTTCTGAGGGATGAGCTTCTGTCCTGTCCCCCTGGATACTAAATTACCTCAGAAACCAACCACAGTATGTGAGGGCTCGTGACTACGAGTCAGCCATGGTTGTCTGTAATACAGGAGCCCTGCAGGGAAAGGTTCTGGCACTGTTCCTCTTCACCATCTACACTACAGACTTCATGTTCAGCTCAGCAACCTGTCACCTGCAGAAGTTCTCTGATGACTCTTCCATTGTTGGTCTGCTCACAGTTAATGATTACAGAGAGTAGAGAGAACTGAGCTAGCACTGGTGCCAGCAGAGCTGCCTCCAGATCAATGTGGGGAAAACCATAGAGCTGGTAGTGGACTTAGCAGACACACATACTCTTCACCATCACCGGTGAACATCTAGGGAAAGGACAATGAGAGAGTGGACTCTGACCTGGGTGTTCACCTAAACAATAAACTGGAGTGGACTGATAACACAGAAGCACTTTATAGGAAAAGACAGAGCACAAACTTTCTGCTATGGAGACAAAGGTCTTTTGGAGTGCAAGGAGCACtactgaagacattttttgaCTCTTTGGTGGCCTCTTACAGTGTGGTTTGCTGGAGCAGCAGCATCTCTACAGAACACTAGACTGGATAGGTCCTGGGGAGGCCACTGGACACAGAAAaggaggacagagaaaggaagatgACAGCAAAGCTATCATCCTTGCTGGAGAACGAACCCCACCCCCTGTATGCCATATTGACATCTCTAAGGAGCTCCTTCAGTGACAGATTATTACATCCTAAGTGCCGagtcttttctccctgctgctgtcagactttacaaCTATAGCTGCCCCCAGTGAACCAAAACTCACTATAATATACTTTcctattaattaattattgtaaCAATGTGCAATAACATGAACCCAAGTGCAATTGTTTGGTGATTGTATACTTATTTGTACTGTACGATTGTAATATTTTACtcacaaaaaatgtttatcttaTCTTTATAACAGAAGTTAATAATTTACATGGCGTTTTGGaatcaaatcaataaataaGGCCAGTACCAGCTACTCTATAGACATTGCATGAAATCCAAACTAATTATGGACACATCTAGTGCTTGAATGACACTAAGTGTGCCTACTAGtctgtcatttaaaacaaatgcatcttTATTACAGCTTATGGAAAACATAgagattgttttaaatatacaataaagtATCAGTAAAACACCCCTAATcttgtacagcaaaaacaaaacattaaaccacTCAGTTTCTCTTCTTTGATGACACAAATGAGGCTCACAGACCAACCTTGTAAGTGACTCCTGCCTTCagccttttctgtttcttcatgtGACTCAGGTAGCTGTCAGAGCTGCTTCTTTGAATGGGGTAGgctgtgttcacacactgacCAGGACTCAGGTTATGCTCTTTTCCTGTTGGCGGCTTTTCTATAGGGGGCAGGACTGTGTAGGAGCCCAGGCTCTGTGATGAACTAATAATGGGTGTCTTGAGGAGGTTTTGTGGAAACTGTTTAGAGTGAACCTCATTTGGAAAATTCTGGTTCTCTCCATCAGACGATAATGGCAACTTTAATGCTGCTgtcctgaaaacacaacatgataaattaatataaatattgaagCATTTAATGATAATTAGATGCaacatatttgtaatttttgctCATATTAGTGTATattattacataaatattttatatagatatagtgaatatgaatatgtataTAATGAATTTCAATATAGTGCATTAGACAGGACATTGTTGTTCCAGCCTAAGCGCTGTCATTTTACTAACACTAATTAATCTACTGTGTCCACAATTATGCTTCTGATTCCTATTTTGGAGACAGCCATAATTCTTTTTGTCAACGAGATTCTTAAAATGGCTTTTTTACtgtcaattaaaaaacagtACAATGATTCACCTTTGGCATTGTTCAGGGCTGCTCTCCAGGTTTGAGTGGGGATGACGTTTTGTATTTAGCCTTCTCAGAGACATGTGGGAGGGCTTTTCTAAATCTGTTGGTTGATACTTTGGAGGCAAGGCAATCTGAACTTCAGATGCGTAGCTCAACTGAGgatgaccacaaagagatgctAAGTTCATGAGGGCATCCTGGCCCGTGTGCTGCAGTAACGAAAGAACATGGGATGAAGTGTTGAGGTTGATGTTGAGATGGATGGTGGAGGGCACAGGCTGTGATGAAGTCATCTTCTGAACTTTTGGCTGGGTTACAGCAGTTGGTCTTACTAATGGGGAGCTCAAATAGTCTCCCTGCACACTTCTGACCTCTGGAGCagagggctgctgctgctgagaggGGTTGGGATATTCTTTCCGCTGGGCTTTCTTCCCGCTGCTGTTCTGGGTGACCTAGGGTTATAGTAGGATTAACAGCTTaaagatgttttctttattgtagGATGtcagagaaataaaagacaaatgataAAGCCATGACTGGGCTATATGGGGGGGGAGTGGGGCATATGCCATATGACATTTGCCTTAACTGGGATGCCAGCAAACAACCTCTAACCTTTAGGCTAGTCTTTCCACTGACATATATACAGATAGgtgctgtgaatattttttaactCCTTTACACTGGTATGAGTTACTCCTCCAAATAGTATCTTGGTGTATTTCTGAAGGCACAAATAATCAACTCTATATCTAGCCATTTACAcctcaaacacaacaacagacGATATCAGCTAAGGGTAAGTGGCACAATTTTTCCAAAAGAAGGGCTGGCACTCTTCTTTGCATGATCTGACCAAATTATTTAGCAGGAGGtctatgagtgtgtgtctcaTGAATTTAATGTAGCTGATTTACCAAACATCAGCTTTTCCCTTTCTACTGGGAAAATATTCTCCTCTGTTTTGCAGTGCTAAGATGGCTGCTCAAGTATTCAAAACAATAATGTTCCTTCAATCTTCTCCTTTTTTACTACAAAACTAACTACTTTTTTCCCAAATGCTCA
The Channa argus isolate prfri chromosome 24, Channa argus male v1.0, whole genome shotgun sequence genome window above contains:
- the jhy gene encoding jhy protein homolog; its protein translation is MDKGLKHTSPRQALLANQWDSVESEILAQKTVSQQQMQIDYHEKNGYKLPQRENADYLKQGDDEDADDKVYDSLEVESHYNAKRNLFPPYTEYMHTKIIQRESQLISNDDYSDLRYDPNWRINLKRNEDLINSPQISIEKFYTEEKFNQSYANRQELTINGGYRYIADSTPAVVVTPHTADCKSDWPYCLHLQGDQTSSVRSPDCHRNALQLGSQEAEISRPPSSSTTNESNNTLHSDSRETCEDSFDNAGHNNSTSTKMTENIPAAEFQTYHQSEWIQHIQGRPIETQKMSSPTMTSPNKKLKRLAEDIVERNKITLGRNTSRCGSYVRAHALKHEVPCHVNKVTQNSSGKKAQRKEYPNPSQQQQPSAPEVRSVQGDYLSSPLVRPTAVTQPKVQKMTSSQPVPSTIHLNINLNTSSHVLSLLQHTGQDALMNLASLCGHPQLSYASEVQIALPPKYQPTDLEKPSHMSLRRLNTKRHPHSNLESSPEQCQRTAALKLPLSSDGENQNFPNEVHSKQFPQNLLKTPIISSSQSLGSYTVLPPIEKPPTGKEHNLSPGQCVNTAYPIQRSSSDSYLSHMKKQKRLKAGVTYKEYSLKDYKQLNTVTNPQGLGPDYTTIAKTALEYAKTIAKPPLQSQPKQRQKHQSEGFAELVPYLEDLDISQLPTLELLRKRHEEEKQALANFRKVHAV